Within the Elusimicrobiota bacterium genome, the region TATGTCGTGTTTCAGTACAATTTTCACTGCTTCCTGCTGCATGGGGCGCAGTTCGCCTTCAAATTCAACGTTGATTCTATTCCCTTCAAGGCGCTGGTCTTCAACGACCGGCTCTATTTTGTATTCCTTGAAGAAAGCCATCAAGTCATCCAGACATCCCCTTGGAAGAGCAATATAGCCGGATTCTGGTTTGTCCTCACCGCAGGCAATTATGCGCGGCTTGCCGAAAGTTGACAGGCGCATCATCTGGGCTTTATAGAACTCGGGATTCTGGAATGCGGCGATGCTGAGCAGGTGCTTGATAACTTTTGACGCCGAATCCTTTTTCTCAATGTAAATCAGGTTACCCAAAACGACTCGTATTTTCTCAGGCAGTGTATCAAAAACAATTTTCTTTTTCTTTGAAGGAGGCAGTGTCCACGGGTCATCTTCTACTGGTTTATCCGGGTCGGCGACGGTTCTTATCTCTCCGAGCGTTCCGATGTCACGGTTATTATCAATGATTTCGGACAAATGCCGGAAGGATAGTTTCTTTACGGAAGACAGATAGTCCCATTGATCAGGGAACGGTTTAAAATCAGGAGTCAGGAAAACGCTATTCCCATTTTCGCGTGGCGCTTTCTGCAGGGGCAAGGCTATCAGGTTTCCGAAACCACCCTTCGGCATGGTATCCTGGTTAGGGAAGAACCTGTCATATGACCTGAATCCGATCTGGTACCTGTTTTCAAGGGCTTTTGAAAGAATAACCGCCCCAAGTTTCCGGGCAAGCGCCGCCGGGACATTTTCTTCAAAGAATATCCAGACGTGGCAGCCGTTACCTGACCGGGAGCGTTCCAAGGCGGCGGAAATATTCAGGTCGTTGCACACGGCAAGATAGGTAGAAGCGTCATTTTGCCATGAGGATCCATCAAAATCCACGGCAAGGAACCAGCAGGTTTCATCCGATAATAGAGGGTAGATGCCAATAGTCTTTTTACCGGAGAGGTGGTTGTATACTATTTCATTGGTAATCGGCAGGTATTTCCTGTTATGGCATTCAGAACAATTAATATGGGGCTTATGACATAATTTATTATCCCATTCGTTTGCGCAGGAAGGGGAGTAACCTGATTTGCCTTTCCGTGAAACCCAGCGTATAGCAAAGACATCTTCCCTGCCCCGGAACAGTTTAAGAAAGATACGTATTTTTTCTTCTTGTGAAAAAGAACTCTTATTTTGTATGTGCTCAATTTTTCTTTCTTTTATACCTGACAATGCCTGATGAGCGGCAAGTTGTTTCTTCAATCGCTCGTTTTCTTCTTTGAGGCGGTTGCATTCTTGGAGCGAATTTTCAAGTTTTTGAGTAAGAGTATTTATATCGTCTGAATTCATATATTCCTCAGCGTTATCTTTGGGCTGATTCTGTTAAATTATACCTCTTTGTTTCTTCCTTGTAAAACGATAGTGTCATTACAATACCGCGCGATAAAGGAAACTTGATTTAATGACTTTTTTCTATTATAATAGAATCGTAATATAAGAATGCCGGTTGAAGAAAACAGAAGCTGAAAATGGGGGTTAAAAATGGTAACACGGAATATCGAAACGCAAGTATTGGAAATAAAAAAACACACGAAACTGGAAAGAAAGGATCCTGCAGCCTGGGAAAAACTTGAAAAATTGGGTAAAAAAATCAGTAAAGAATGGAAAAGTTCAAAAACAAGCTGGCAGTTAATTTCCGAAGGGCGCAGATAATAACATGTATTGTATTGATGCCAGTGTAATCGTTAATTCATTTTTCCCAAAAGAATCAAATTATCAATTTAGTTCTAAATTGATAAAAACAATCCGGATTTCGCAAACCGCTGTTTACCTTCCAGAGATAATTTTACCAGAAATAAGTTCAGCAATAGCCCGCGGTACAAATGATTCTGAGTTGGCAATTGAATTTGTTGAACAGATTCTCGCCATACCCACATTCAATTTTATTCCAGTTGAAAGAGATATTTCTTTTCTTGCAGCAGAGATAGCATCAAAATACAGGTTATGGCCAGGAGAGGATAATCATGAATGAACAAGCGGGAAGGAACGACCCGTGCCCGTGCGGAAGCGGGAAAAAATACAAAAAATGCTGCGGCCCAAAGGATGAGGAAGCAAGAAGCAGGCCCGATCTCAGTATGCCTGCCGAAATGCTTACCAATACCCCTCTTGACGCGTGCCTTCAGCTCATGCCTGCGTTGACGGCGTATTCGATGGCGCTGATGAATTCCGGCCCGGAAGGCAGAGAACTTGAAAAAGCATGCATGGGATTTGAAAAAAGATTTCATCCTGGCAGTCCTGATGGCGCGCCGGACAGTTTTTTCTTTTATTGGCAGATTTTTGACTATCATTTTGGGAAAACCCGTGAAACAGTCTGT harbors:
- a CDS encoding DEAD/DEAH box helicase; its protein translation is MNSDDINTLTQKLENSLQECNRLKEENERLKKQLAAHQALSGIKERKIEHIQNKSSFSQEEKIRIFLKLFRGREDVFAIRWVSRKGKSGYSPSCANEWDNKLCHKPHINCSECHNRKYLPITNEIVYNHLSGKKTIGIYPLLSDETCWFLAVDFDGSSWQNDASTYLAVCNDLNISAALERSRSGNGCHVWIFFEENVPAALARKLGAVILSKALENRYQIGFRSYDRFFPNQDTMPKGGFGNLIALPLQKAPRENGNSVFLTPDFKPFPDQWDYLSSVKKLSFRHLSEIIDNNRDIGTLGEIRTVADPDKPVEDDPWTLPPSKKKKIVFDTLPEKIRVVLGNLIYIEKKDSASKVIKHLLSIAAFQNPEFYKAQMMRLSTFGKPRIIACGEDKPESGYIALPRGCLDDLMAFFKEYKIEPVVEDQRLEGNRINVEFEGELRPMQQEAVKIVLKHDIGIVSAGTAFGKTVLAANIIARRRVNTIVLVHRKQLLEQWVKMLSAFLNIPEKNIGKIGGGKNKVTGVIDVAIIQSLFRKGIVKDFVADYGQVIVDECHHVSAFSFEQVMREVKGKYVLGLTATPIRKDGHHPIIIMQCGPIRFRVAEKQQAIERAFEHLVIPRHTDFQVADDSEIQIQNLYRMLTQDTARNELIVRDILSSIKTGKSPLLLTERTEHLEFFRTRLEGLVKNIFVFKGGMGRKQFKELNNNLSSLPAGEERIILSTGRYMGEGFDDKRLDVLFLALPVSWRGTLAQYVGRLHRLNDNKKQVAVYDYADVKVPRLKRMYDKRLKSYKVLGYRLTEQDSTTAQISLL
- a CDS encoding PIN domain-containing protein translates to MYCIDASVIVNSFFPKESNYQFSSKLIKTIRISQTAVYLPEIILPEISSAIARGTNDSELAIEFVEQILAIPTFNFIPVERDISFLAAEIASKYRLWPGEDNHE